Proteins co-encoded in one Accipiter gentilis chromosome 5, bAccGen1.1, whole genome shotgun sequence genomic window:
- the GHDC gene encoding GH3 domain-containing protein: MLPAVAVAVAVAVVVVVAVAVALPAAPALRHRLSRSALRRAAGWYRRRLELLGSEVRLSQERRLRRLLPAGTERGSEAFRERHPLGQSCPEGAPGRQVPPLRPWALLRSCWGTDPPLQGSLLYLDALGTAFPQALAPWGTALLSWAPGRPLAPAGWPLPTLYCTPAEAGALPSRAAALRVQLLFALQERALRVLEAGLAAELHDALAALRAGWPELAQDLALGRLSPQPGLPEDARARLQALLAPDAARAAELRAECARGFEGIVQRLWPQLEVVVVGTAHGTEQLYCDALHQADCKGLPFYCPFYWAAGALLGVNLWPEEPAPRFLLCPDWAFYEFLPCPAEEEPRTVLLGELWEGREYGLVLTAWPGEYRCRAGEVLRVTGFHKQCPVVEPVRRESQALSVRGESIPEERFYRSLCRAVGMWPGARLVDYVCVESALLGASSGACAPHYEVFVELRGLRDLSEGQRYKLDQCLQEDFPIYKSFRFKGSIGPLRLHLVGVGGFARLREALGSPLPMPRVLREERLLQLIQSTVIS, from the exons ATGCTGCCGGCGGTGGCCGTGGCGGTGGCCGTGGCGGTGGTCGTGgtcgtggccgtggccgtggcgctgcccgccgcccccgcgctgCGGCACCGGCTGTCCCGCTCCGCGCTGCGCCGGGCCGCGGGCTGGTACCGGCGGcggctggagctgctgggcagcGAGGTGCGGCTCAGCCAGgagcggcggctgcggcggctgctGCCCGCCGGCACGGAGCGCg GCTCGGAGGCTTTCCGGGAGCGTCACCCCCTGGGACAGAGCTGCCCCGAAGGGGCGCCGGGGAGGCAGGTCCCCCCGCTGCGCCCCTGGGCTTTGCTCCGCAGCTGCTGGGGCACCGACCCCCCTCTGcag GGGTCCCTGCTCTACCTGGATGCCCTCGGCACCGCCTTCCCGCAGGCCCTGGCCCCCTGGGGCACGGCCCTGCTCTCCTGggcgcccggccgccccctcgcCCCGGCGGGCTGGCCCCTGCCCACCCTGTACTGCACCCCGGCCGAGGCGGGCGCCCTGCCCTCGCGGGCCGCCGCTCTGCGGGTGCAGCTGCTCTTTGCCCTTCAGGAGCGGGCCCTGCGGGTGCTGGAGGCCGGGCTGGCCGCCGAGCTGCACGACGCGCTGGCAGCCCTGCGCGCCGGCTGGCCCGAGCTGGCCCAGGACCTGGCGCTGGGCAGGCTGAGCCCCCAGCCCGGGCTGCCCGAGGACGCGCGGGCCCGGCTGCAGGCGCTGCTGGCCCCCGACGCCGCCCGGGCGGCCGAGCTCCGGGCCGAGTGCGCCCGCGGCTTCGAGGGCATCGTGCAGCGCCTGTGGCCGcagctggaggtggtggtggtggggacggCACACGGCACGGAGCAGCTCTACTGCGATGCCCTCCACCAGGCCGACTGCAAGGGGCTGCCGTTCTACTGCCCCTTCTACTGGGCGGCAGGAG CCCTCCTCGGTGTGAACCTGTGGCCGGAGGAGCCCGCGCCCCGATTCCTGCTGTGCCCTGACTGGGCTTTCTATGAGTTcctgccctgcccggccgaggAGGAGCCACGGACGGTGCTGCTGGGCGAGCTCTGGGAGGGCCGCGAGTATGGGCTGGTCCTGACGGCCTGGCCGGGAGAGTACAG GTGCCGTGCCGGGGAGGTGCTGAGGGTGACTGGCTTCCACAAGCAGTGCCCCGTGGTGGAGCCCGTGCGCAG GGAGAGCCAGGCCCTGAGCGTGCGGGGCGAGAGCATCCCCGAGGAGCGGTTCTACCGGAGCCTGTGCCGCGCCGTGGGCATGTGGCCGGGTGCTCGCCTGGTTGACTACGTCTGCGTGGAGAGCGCCCTGCTGG GCGCCTCCTCGGGGGCCTGCGCCCCCCACTACGAGGTGTTCGTGGAGCTGCGGGGCCTGCGGGACCTGTCGGAGGGGCAGCGCTACAAG CTGGACCAGTGTCTCCAGGAGGATTTCCCCATCTATAAGTCCTTCCGCTTCAAGGGCAGCATCGGGCCCCTGCGCCTGCACCTGGTGGGGGTCGGGGGCTTCGCCCGGCTGCGGGAGGCGCtgggctcccccctccccatgcccaGGGTCCTGCGGGAGGAGCGGCTGCTGCAGCTTATCCAGAGCACCGTCATCTCCTAG